Proteins from a genomic interval of Pseudomonas anuradhapurensis:
- a CDS encoding sensor domain-containing phosphodiesterase — MKVAPVPSNEHERLATVAEWCVQHQEQSSELRALVELARHYFSAPICLVSIVGECQQWFTARAGLQTPGTARDVSFCAHTILQAQPLEILDAAADPRFADNPLVTGEPGIRYYCGAPLRVEQRVAIGSFCIIDTAPRAALDDAQRGMLLAFADMAMQIIAGMRRNNFHDQATGLFNRLKLECDVGAGLDRGQSMTLLAVDIMSAEALSELIRGLGYNFAHDLTLQAKSRIASQLQSGLSLYKISPTRFAVLLEDAAAVLPLCQRILQALQAPAQCHQIPVLLDAGIGIAPITPLEDERNSLEWLRRAVAAADTARRSAGRHAWYQTEVDAAQRRAFMLLTSLAQALHSEDELSLHLQPRVELPSGECRSAEALLRWRHPLLGDVSPGEFIPLAEQTALMANLSLWVMRAVLRILQCTRGLDFSVSFNVTARDLESATFMDTLLAELQRQAVAPGRVQLEFTESVLMEQPEEVHQQLQRAGQAGIAVAIDDFGTGYSNWAYLTRLPASLVKLDRSLVQRSARGGKEALLVQSVVSLASSLGYQVAAEGIETAEQLAQAKDWGCAEAQGYHIARPMPVEVFRQWYCRTRLAGPLA, encoded by the coding sequence ATGAAGGTTGCGCCCGTTCCGAGCAACGAGCACGAGCGCCTGGCCACAGTTGCCGAATGGTGCGTGCAGCATCAGGAGCAGAGCAGTGAATTGCGTGCGCTGGTAGAGCTGGCCCGGCATTACTTTTCCGCACCCATCTGCCTGGTTTCGATTGTCGGTGAATGTCAGCAATGGTTCACCGCCCGTGCTGGCCTGCAGACACCGGGCACGGCCAGGGACGTATCGTTCTGTGCCCACACCATCTTGCAGGCGCAGCCGCTGGAGATACTCGACGCTGCTGCCGACCCGCGCTTCGCGGACAACCCGCTGGTGACCGGTGAACCGGGCATTCGCTACTACTGCGGTGCGCCGCTACGGGTCGAGCAGCGGGTGGCGATTGGCAGTTTCTGCATCATCGACACCGCACCGCGCGCAGCGCTGGACGACGCTCAGCGCGGGATGCTGCTGGCCTTCGCCGACATGGCCATGCAGATCATCGCCGGCATGCGCCGCAACAACTTCCACGACCAGGCCACAGGGCTGTTCAACCGCCTGAAGCTCGAATGTGACGTCGGCGCGGGGCTGGATCGCGGCCAGTCGATGACACTGCTGGCCGTCGACATCATGTCGGCAGAGGCGCTGAGCGAGCTGATTCGCGGGCTGGGGTACAACTTTGCCCATGACTTGACCTTGCAGGCCAAGTCGCGCATCGCCAGCCAGCTGCAAAGCGGCTTGTCGTTGTACAAGATCAGCCCCACCCGGTTCGCCGTGCTGCTCGAGGATGCCGCTGCTGTCCTGCCGCTTTGCCAGCGCATCCTCCAGGCGCTCCAGGCGCCAGCCCAGTGTCACCAGATACCCGTGCTGCTCGACGCAGGCATCGGCATCGCGCCCATCACCCCGCTGGAGGATGAGCGCAACAGCCTGGAGTGGCTGCGCCGCGCCGTGGCCGCTGCCGACACGGCACGGCGCAGTGCGGGGCGGCATGCCTGGTACCAGACCGAGGTGGACGCGGCCCAACGTCGTGCGTTCATGTTGCTCACATCGCTGGCGCAGGCGTTGCACAGCGAGGATGAACTGAGCCTGCACCTGCAGCCGCGGGTCGAGCTGCCCAGCGGCGAGTGTCGCTCTGCCGAGGCCTTGTTGCGTTGGCGCCACCCGCTGCTGGGTGACGTTTCGCCCGGCGAGTTCATCCCGCTGGCAGAACAAACCGCGCTGATGGCCAACCTCAGCCTCTGGGTAATGCGTGCCGTGCTGCGCATCCTGCAGTGCACCCGCGGCCTGGATTTCAGCGTCAGCTTCAACGTCACCGCGCGAGACCTGGAAAGCGCGACGTTCATGGACACCTTGCTGGCCGAACTGCAACGCCAGGCGGTCGCGCCGGGCCGCGTACAGCTGGAGTTCACCGAAAGTGTGCTGATGGAGCAGCCCGAAGAGGTGCACCAGCAATTGCAACGCGCCGGCCAGGCCGGCATTGCTGTCGCCATCGACGACTTCGGTACCGGTTACAGCAACTGGGCCTACCTCACTCGCCTTCCGGCCTCGCTGGTCAAACTGGACAGAAGCCTTGTGCAGCGGTCCGCGCGTGGTGGCAAGGAGGCCTTGCTGGTGCAGTCGGTCGTCAGCCTGGCCAGCAGCCTGGGTTATCAGGTGGCCGCCGAGGGTATCGAAACGGCCGAGCAGCTTGCCCAGGCCAAGGATTGGGGCTGTGCCGAGGCGCAGGGCTACCACATCGCCAGGCCAATGCCGGTCGAGGTGTTCCGGCAGTGGTACTGCCGCACCCGGTTGGCGGGCCCGTTGGCCTGA
- a CDS encoding LysR family transcriptional regulator: protein MAFSSDSLAIFLAVLEAGSFSAAARKLGRVPSAVSMAIAQLEAELDLVLFDRATRKALPTSAALALEPQARQVMCQLNLLDAQALQLHKGLEKRLTIAMAPELQTGRWSQPLEILAEEFPSLEIEVRSATQTEAIRLLHDGSVQLALVFERPGIDERESFLEAGSQLLVAVASPRHPAGQNSATPLPEEVFAEQRQIIVASGKATGSDPRMVLSRRIWLTDSYLATLDLVQSGLGWAYLPQPLVEPLIASGALAEVRFDNMASRLRLWVDIIWVKPRPLGLGARRYLEVMRQLFEKEPPRA, encoded by the coding sequence ATGGCCTTCAGCAGTGATTCCCTGGCTATCTTCCTCGCCGTGCTGGAGGCGGGTTCGTTCTCCGCCGCCGCGCGCAAGCTGGGGCGCGTGCCTTCCGCCGTGAGCATGGCGATCGCCCAGCTCGAGGCCGAGCTCGACCTGGTGCTGTTCGACCGGGCCACGCGCAAGGCCTTGCCCACCAGTGCCGCCCTGGCATTGGAGCCCCAGGCCAGGCAGGTGATGTGCCAGCTCAACCTGCTCGATGCGCAGGCCCTGCAGTTGCACAAGGGCCTGGAAAAACGCCTGACCATTGCCATGGCGCCCGAGTTGCAGACCGGCCGCTGGAGCCAGCCACTGGAAATCCTCGCCGAGGAATTCCCCAGCCTGGAAATCGAGGTGCGCTCGGCCACCCAGACCGAAGCCATTCGCCTACTGCATGACGGCAGCGTGCAACTGGCGCTGGTGTTCGAACGTCCCGGCATCGACGAGCGCGAGTCGTTCCTGGAGGCTGGCAGCCAACTGCTGGTGGCAGTCGCTTCACCGCGCCATCCGGCCGGGCAGAACAGCGCCACACCGCTGCCTGAAGAGGTATTCGCCGAACAACGGCAGATCATCGTGGCCTCGGGCAAGGCTACCGGCTCGGACCCACGCATGGTGCTGTCGCGGCGCATCTGGCTGACCGACAGCTACCTGGCCACGCTGGACCTGGTGCAGTCCGGGCTGGGCTGGGCCTACCTGCCGCAGCCGCTAGTGGAACCGCTGATTGCTTCGGGTGCGTTGGCAGAAGTGCGCTTCGACAACATGGCCAGCCGCTTGCGCCTGTGGGTCGATATCATCTGGGTCAAGCCGCGCCCGCTGGGGCTGGGTGCGCGGCGCTACCTGGAGGTCATGCGCCAGCTGTTCGAGAAGGAGCCGCCGCGGGCCTGA
- a CDS encoding DUF6708 domain-containing protein, translating to MKRPLLNPPCTGWIEDLPHPDTPITSEASLGDKSPNHQDFIYLELSRTLGWAREIIALFSLPTIAFALLTPYLIKDSFEYRDFEFAFIGILFLACEIWASAVFLRVSISPPRDEPLRFNRARKKIYAYNFRHCWWNPFATWKVQTVSYDWPQVRAERWSQTGALPSGGVIYKSGVMLSIVAPGTNNVIDRFRLSTMGADQHAWAYICTYMQQGPSALPPPGEPKDHDDVLWCEFALRLAPRVVWPAEMDLESRTAP from the coding sequence ATGAAGCGCCCGCTCCTTAATCCGCCATGCACAGGCTGGATAGAAGATCTACCCCACCCTGACACCCCCATCACTAGCGAAGCTAGCTTGGGTGATAAAAGCCCAAATCACCAAGATTTTATTTACCTTGAATTATCTAGAACGCTTGGCTGGGCCAGAGAAATAATAGCTCTCTTCTCACTACCAACGATCGCCTTCGCCTTGCTTACACCCTACTTAATAAAAGACAGTTTCGAATATCGAGATTTTGAATTTGCATTCATTGGCATATTATTTCTCGCCTGCGAGATATGGGCATCCGCAGTTTTCCTTCGCGTAAGTATATCTCCCCCCCGAGACGAACCGCTTCGCTTTAACCGAGCACGAAAGAAGATCTACGCATATAACTTCAGGCACTGCTGGTGGAATCCTTTCGCGACCTGGAAAGTACAGACCGTTTCCTACGACTGGCCCCAGGTCCGCGCCGAACGCTGGTCACAAACCGGCGCTCTGCCAAGCGGCGGAGTTATTTACAAATCGGGTGTCATGCTGTCCATCGTCGCACCGGGTACGAACAACGTCATCGACCGGTTTCGCCTGAGTACGATGGGAGCTGACCAACATGCCTGGGCCTATATCTGCACTTACATGCAACAAGGCCCTTCAGCCCTGCCGCCCCCCGGCGAACCGAAGGACCATGACGATGTGCTCTGGTGTGAATTCGCCCTGCGCCTGGCGCCTAGGGTCGTGTGGCCAGCAGAAATGGATCTGGAGTCGAGAACAGCGCCCTGA
- a CDS encoding T6SS effector BTH_I2691 family protein: MSISKAIHIAMQEEIPNTYGHCNACGRLGLPILLLRQAYAPRPDSERPYRLAEDSEITFHPMHTDQLRLLRQGYVYVLLDQEIWQAYEVAAAGTLQRFPVSQMPLAPPRPLPKWCATEGHDVIASFINIDTRLYRKAWIAFANDPWPRAVLDRYRQGITSADPGTLARFVEVDLDTARNDPASLGLAMTDSFRFGLEDVLEFSTFSSARYASVHGFYSRLGRWHETRTHVCNVIQREQLPNGILALTLPDPVGLVMELNAQRTGWVQAMQEWRAQPQRHFEYFTSQALLGIRELHAATAAAQGAEDARREAREVEQWNHSPLAGKAPLPAVDIDARSERNIARKQQEARERLEERYDESARAAFQADYDRELKNWQSMIDQVGDLYARHYAARAFQQIGYFDYDAADPVSVEYFIQMMAACLAGGPSETLPQDDQPLGSTQHIWQQLLEDEQSLLYQALLAKHQGLMQQVVAALSGDDFGKVHDIIKGIAGTGDGQLLMIKPIQDAVGQLLGATNSAGNALSQHLSERAKRLIGHVHRSALALFAGQQVTPFRLSLTLGEYMSLLDEAVQARTDAFLQQIDQQFRDPLGRKVRAMVLSGAINIAAPGNRNRMIEVVLWTFESAETLQARLAQLREGAADGVGALVRNIAIGAGTLHTQVTEGLMISSQAAQSVASDAMRSLRDAAANGGSVGLLFALGSLWFHQDSLGRNYRALQETHQNNPEALAAIWSSSLGLLGVGVEVAGGVVAVVRPKIPWPGTVTEATLGKNLARYGGAITALAGVMDAAQYVNALLRTNSQGDRASTRGYLFAAGTATTSAVFGIYAALFANTLLGPLGIALILGLAAYTLATSAKNQESSPLELWSRHSRWGTPEVHRRWINPQDLDTSIGALNAAILGVQAHASIDNRFQSSHDGQMPGQIGAFIGDGVAVPAGYYLALHISLPNFSTEYAQYKWHLTVYQIGVNRLPFHLYGNSLSPEKIEYAPKETVDVFADAESVSDCIYYQTTNKTLHINCQIPLLENHSANAIELTLTYWPNKNEQSFNAKVIMRENRLSTFKSLFQ, encoded by the coding sequence GTGAGCATCAGCAAAGCCATCCACATCGCCATGCAGGAAGAGATCCCCAACACCTACGGCCACTGCAATGCCTGCGGACGGCTCGGCCTGCCGATCCTGCTGTTGCGCCAGGCCTACGCCCCGCGCCCGGATAGCGAGCGCCCCTATCGCCTGGCGGAAGACAGCGAGATCACCTTCCATCCGATGCACACCGACCAGTTGCGCCTGCTGCGCCAGGGTTACGTCTACGTGCTGCTCGACCAGGAAATCTGGCAAGCCTACGAGGTCGCGGCAGCCGGGACCCTGCAGCGCTTCCCAGTGTCGCAGATGCCCCTGGCGCCACCCAGGCCATTGCCCAAGTGGTGCGCCACCGAGGGCCATGACGTCATCGCCTCGTTCATCAACATCGATACCCGGCTCTACCGCAAAGCCTGGATCGCCTTCGCCAACGACCCCTGGCCGCGGGCAGTCCTCGACCGCTACCGGCAAGGCATCACCAGCGCTGACCCGGGCACCCTCGCCCGCTTTGTCGAGGTGGACCTGGACACCGCGCGCAACGACCCTGCCAGCCTCGGCCTCGCCATGACCGACAGCTTCCGCTTCGGCCTGGAGGATGTGCTGGAGTTCTCGACGTTTTCCTCTGCCAGGTATGCCAGCGTGCATGGCTTCTACAGCCGCCTGGGGCGCTGGCATGAAACCCGCACCCATGTATGCAATGTCATCCAGCGCGAACAACTGCCCAACGGCATACTGGCGCTGACCCTGCCCGACCCGGTCGGCCTGGTGATGGAGCTGAATGCACAGCGCACGGGCTGGGTCCAGGCCATGCAGGAATGGCGCGCGCAGCCGCAGCGGCACTTCGAATACTTCACCTCGCAGGCGCTGCTGGGCATCCGCGAGCTGCACGCCGCCACTGCCGCCGCGCAGGGTGCCGAGGACGCACGGCGCGAGGCGCGAGAGGTCGAGCAGTGGAACCACAGCCCGCTGGCCGGCAAGGCGCCTCTGCCGGCGGTGGACATCGACGCAAGGAGCGAACGCAACATCGCGCGCAAACAGCAGGAAGCCCGCGAGCGCCTGGAAGAGCGTTACGACGAAAGCGCCCGCGCCGCGTTCCAGGCCGATTACGATCGCGAGCTGAAGAACTGGCAGTCGATGATCGACCAGGTCGGTGATCTGTATGCACGGCACTACGCTGCGCGCGCGTTTCAACAAATCGGTTACTTCGACTATGACGCGGCAGATCCTGTATCGGTCGAGTATTTCATCCAGATGATGGCGGCCTGCCTGGCCGGTGGCCCCAGCGAGACCCTGCCCCAGGACGATCAGCCGCTCGGAAGCACCCAGCATATCTGGCAGCAGCTGCTGGAAGACGAGCAGAGCCTGCTGTACCAGGCCCTGCTGGCCAAGCACCAGGGGCTGATGCAGCAAGTGGTCGCGGCGCTGTCCGGGGACGACTTCGGCAAGGTGCACGACATCATCAAGGGCATCGCCGGGACTGGCGACGGCCAGCTGTTGATGATCAAGCCGATACAGGATGCCGTCGGCCAGCTGCTGGGCGCGACCAACAGTGCGGGGAACGCACTCAGCCAGCACCTCAGTGAGCGGGCCAAGAGACTGATCGGCCACGTGCACCGCTCGGCGTTGGCACTGTTCGCCGGGCAGCAGGTGACCCCGTTCCGGCTCTCGCTGACCCTGGGTGAATACATGAGCCTGCTCGACGAGGCTGTGCAGGCACGTACCGATGCGTTCTTGCAGCAGATCGACCAGCAGTTCCGCGATCCCCTGGGCCGCAAGGTGCGGGCCATGGTGCTGAGCGGGGCGATCAATATTGCCGCGCCGGGCAATCGCAACCGGATGATTGAGGTGGTGCTGTGGACGTTCGAAAGCGCCGAGACGCTGCAGGCGCGGCTGGCGCAGTTACGCGAAGGGGCAGCCGATGGGGTCGGAGCGCTGGTACGGAATATCGCGATAGGTGCGGGTACGCTGCATACCCAGGTCACGGAGGGGTTGATGATCAGTTCACAGGCCGCGCAAAGCGTGGCCAGCGACGCCATGCGCAGCCTGCGCGATGCCGCCGCCAATGGCGGCAGCGTCGGCTTGCTGTTTGCCCTGGGCAGCCTGTGGTTTCACCAGGACAGCCTGGGCAGGAACTATCGGGCATTGCAGGAAACGCATCAGAACAACCCGGAAGCGCTGGCGGCGATCTGGTCTTCGTCGCTTGGGTTGCTGGGGGTTGGGGTTGAAGTGGCTGGGGGTGTCGTCGCGGTAGTACGCCCAAAGATACCGTGGCCCGGGACGGTAACTGAGGCAACACTGGGAAAGAACCTGGCCAGGTATGGCGGTGCCATTACCGCGCTCGCGGGTGTCATGGATGCAGCGCAGTATGTGAATGCGCTCCTCCGGACTAACAGCCAAGGGGACAGGGCTTCAACTAGGGGGTACCTGTTCGCGGCCGGGACAGCCACAACTTCCGCTGTCTTTGGCATTTACGCTGCGCTATTCGCCAACACACTGCTCGGCCCCTTAGGCATTGCGTTGATCCTTGGTTTGGCAGCCTACACGCTGGCAACGAGTGCAAAAAACCAAGAATCTTCACCATTAGAATTATGGTCGCGGCACAGTAGATGGGGAACCCCAGAGGTCCATCGACGCTGGATAAACCCGCAAGATCTGGATACGTCAATCGGCGCACTGAACGCGGCGATCTTGGGTGTACAGGCACATGCATCAATTGATAATAGATTTCAATCATCTCACGATGGGCAAATGCCAGGCCAAATAGGAGCCTTTATCGGCGATGGCGTTGCCGTCCCGGCAGGCTATTATCTCGCCTTACACATAAGCCTGCCAAATTTCAGCACCGAATATGCACAGTACAAATGGCACCTGACCGTGTACCAAATCGGGGTCAATCGACTTCCATTCCATCTTTACGGCAACAGTTTATCGCCAGAAAAGATCGAATATGCCCCTAAAGAAACAGTAGATGTATTTGCGGACGCTGAGAGCGTCAGCGACTGCATATACTACCAAACCACCAATAAAACCCTGCACATCAACTGCCAAATCCCGCTACTGGAAAATCACAGCGCCAACGCTATTGAGCTGACACTCACTTACTGGCCCAACAAGAATGAGCAGTCATTTAATGCAAAAGTAATAATGAGAGAAAACCGACTATCGACCTTCAAGAGTCTATTCCAATGA
- a CDS encoding methyl-accepting chemotaxis protein, with translation MHAMEQTMQDVARQMQAAGVTISALGEQSTSISAIVQTIGGIAAQTNLLALNAAIEAARAGEQGRGFAVVADEVRKLAARTSTATAEIDAVVARNQVLASQAVSEVERSRMEAASALQLALQAGTAISAIQAGARKVVDAVERVSEDLG, from the coding sequence ATGCACGCCATGGAGCAGACCATGCAGGACGTGGCTCGCCAGATGCAGGCTGCGGGGGTCACCATCAGTGCGCTGGGCGAGCAATCGACCAGCATCAGCGCCATCGTGCAGACCATTGGCGGGATTGCCGCGCAGACCAACCTGCTGGCACTCAACGCGGCCATCGAGGCGGCACGTGCCGGCGAGCAGGGCCGAGGCTTTGCAGTGGTGGCCGATGAGGTACGCAAGCTGGCGGCGCGCACCAGCACGGCCACCGCCGAGATCGATGCCGTGGTCGCACGTAACCAGGTCCTGGCCAGCCAGGCAGTCAGCGAGGTCGAGCGCAGCCGGATGGAGGCGGCCAGCGCATTGCAGTTGGCGCTCCAGGCCGGTACTGCCATCAGCGCCATCCAGGCCGGGGCGCGCAAGGTGGTGGATGCGGTGGAGCGGGTAAGCGAAGACCTGGGCTAG
- a CDS encoding aminotransferase, producing MPTQPVTPASSVIDILAQRSSLPNPALDPCQASDLLLAHYGIAGELSAMGSQQDLNLRVDTAQGRYVLKACHGSYARVELEAQHAALAYLREQGLPVPAVRAANDGQALLEVDVNGQALRIRLLDYVEGQPLTRLGHMPAYLMAELGGLCARLDKALAGFDHPGLSRTLQWDPQHAQALIHHLLPVLSDPARRARVEQATSVAAAHLAPLAAHLPIQAVHLDITDDNSVWARDAARQWQLQGVIDFGDLLRTWRIADLSVTCAALLHHAEGDPLRILPAVRAYHALNPLGEAELRALWPLVVNRAAVLVLSSEQQLSVGPGNQYIRANIAHEWEIFDTATAVPFALMEMAILQAAGLQPATPDLGTCALLLPELNEQPVTRVDLGVLSVHYQAGNWEQPGFDQHLLSAQPAPACSLHGQYRLSQTHIDRPEEPATCALGVELHVPNGSLVQAPEAGTWQRHGDSRGCLRSAHWSLWLQGLEGAPADGQVVEKGQSLGSSCGFLSVQLCLDSSIQPPFFATPSHAPAWLALCPSPAALLGFDCDAEPLPDPQALLARRDASFARSQKHYYAQPPHIERGWRNYLIDMQGRSYLDMLNNVAVLGHGHPRMVAESARQWSLLNTNSRFHYAAISEFSERLLALAPAGFDRVFMVNSGTEANDLAIRLAWAYSGGRDMLSVLEAYHGWSVATDAISTSIADNPQALETRPDWVHPVEAPNTFRGRFRGADSAAQYLRDVDAKLADLDARGRQLAGIICEPVYGNAGGIALPAGYLREAYAKVRARGGVCIADEVQVGYGRLGEYFWGFEEQGVVPDIITMAKGMGNGQPLGVVITRREIAEALEAEGYFFSSAGGSPVSCRIGMAVLDVMQEEGLWDNARDTGRYFKARLQALVDKHPLAGAAHGSGFYLGLELVRDRDTLEPATEETAALCDRLRDLGIFMQPTGDYLNILKIKPPMCTTRASVDYFVDSIDRVLGEGL from the coding sequence ATGCCCACCCAGCCAGTAACGCCCGCTTCCTCCGTCATTGACATCCTGGCCCAGCGTTCCAGCCTGCCGAACCCGGCGCTCGACCCATGCCAGGCCAGCGATCTGTTGCTGGCCCATTACGGAATTGCCGGCGAACTGTCGGCCATGGGCAGCCAGCAGGACCTGAACCTGCGGGTCGATACAGCCCAAGGCAGGTACGTGCTCAAGGCGTGCCACGGCAGCTATGCACGGGTCGAGCTTGAAGCCCAGCATGCAGCGCTGGCTTACCTGCGCGAACAGGGCCTGCCGGTACCGGCCGTGCGCGCAGCCAATGATGGCCAGGCCTTGCTGGAAGTGGACGTGAACGGCCAGGCGCTGCGCATTCGCCTGCTCGACTACGTCGAAGGCCAGCCGCTGACCCGCCTCGGGCATATGCCGGCGTACCTGATGGCCGAGCTGGGCGGCCTCTGCGCCAGGCTGGACAAAGCCCTCGCCGGCTTCGACCACCCAGGCCTGTCGCGCACCCTGCAATGGGACCCGCAACACGCCCAGGCGCTGATCCACCACCTGTTGCCGGTACTGTCCGACCCGGCACGACGCGCGCGTGTCGAACAGGCCACCAGCGTGGCAGCCGCGCATCTGGCCCCGCTCGCCGCGCACCTGCCGATCCAGGCCGTGCACCTGGACATCACTGACGACAACTCGGTCTGGGCCCGCGACGCCGCGCGCCAATGGCAGCTGCAGGGCGTGATCGATTTCGGCGACCTGCTGCGCACCTGGCGTATCGCCGACCTGTCGGTAACCTGCGCCGCGCTGCTGCACCACGCCGAGGGCGACCCGCTGCGCATCCTGCCGGCCGTGCGTGCCTATCACGCGCTCAACCCACTGGGTGAAGCCGAGCTACGCGCCCTGTGGCCACTGGTGGTCAACCGCGCCGCCGTGTTAGTGCTCAGCAGCGAGCAGCAGCTCAGCGTCGGCCCGGGCAACCAGTACATCCGCGCCAACATCGCCCATGAATGGGAGATCTTCGACACCGCCACTGCCGTGCCTTTCGCGCTGATGGAAATGGCCATCCTGCAAGCAGCGGGGCTGCAACCTGCCACGCCGGACCTGGGCACCTGCGCGCTCCTGCTCCCGGAGCTGAATGAACAGCCCGTCACGCGCGTAGACCTCGGCGTGCTCAGCGTGCATTACCAGGCGGGCAACTGGGAGCAACCGGGCTTCGACCAGCACCTGCTGAGCGCGCAGCCAGCCCCGGCCTGCAGCCTGCACGGGCAGTATCGCCTGTCGCAAACCCATATCGACCGCCCCGAAGAGCCCGCCACCTGCGCCCTCGGCGTCGAATTGCATGTGCCCAATGGCAGCCTGGTGCAGGCACCAGAAGCCGGCACCTGGCAGCGCCATGGCGACAGCCGTGGCTGCCTGCGCAGCGCGCATTGGAGCTTGTGGCTGCAAGGCCTGGAAGGCGCCCCCGCCGATGGCCAGGTCGTGGAAAAAGGCCAGTCGCTGGGTAGCAGCTGTGGCTTCCTCAGCGTGCAGCTGTGCCTGGACAGCAGCATTCAGCCGCCGTTCTTCGCCACCCCGTCGCATGCCCCGGCCTGGCTGGCCCTGTGCCCGTCGCCGGCGGCGCTGCTGGGCTTCGACTGCGATGCCGAACCGCTGCCGGACCCGCAGGCCCTGCTGGCCCGCCGCGACGCCAGCTTCGCCCGCTCGCAGAAGCACTACTACGCGCAACCGCCGCACATCGAGCGCGGCTGGCGCAACTACCTGATCGACATGCAGGGCCGCTCGTACCTGGACATGCTCAACAACGTCGCCGTGCTGGGCCACGGCCACCCGCGCATGGTCGCCGAATCGGCGCGGCAGTGGTCGCTGCTGAACACCAACTCGCGCTTTCATTATGCGGCCATCAGCGAGTTCTCCGAACGCCTGCTGGCGCTGGCACCCGCAGGCTTCGACCGGGTGTTCATGGTCAACAGCGGCACCGAAGCCAACGACCTGGCCATTCGCCTGGCCTGGGCCTACAGCGGCGGGCGCGACATGCTCAGCGTGCTGGAGGCCTACCATGGCTGGTCGGTGGCCACCGATGCCATCTCCACTTCGATCGCCGACAACCCGCAGGCCCTGGAAACCCGCCCGGACTGGGTGCACCCGGTGGAAGCGCCGAACACCTTCCGCGGCCGCTTCCGCGGTGCCGACAGCGCCGCGCAGTACCTGCGCGATGTCGACGCCAAGCTGGCCGACCTCGACGCCCGTGGCCGCCAACTGGCAGGCATCATCTGCGAGCCGGTATATGGCAACGCCGGGGGCATCGCGTTGCCGGCCGGTTACCTGCGCGAGGCCTATGCCAAAGTCCGCGCCCGCGGCGGGGTATGCATTGCCGACGAAGTACAGGTCGGTTATGGCCGCCTGGGCGAATACTTCTGGGGCTTCGAGGAACAGGGCGTGGTGCCCGATATCATCACCATGGCCAAGGGCATGGGCAACGGCCAGCCGCTTGGCGTGGTCATCACCCGCCGCGAAATTGCCGAAGCCCTGGAGGCCGAAGGCTACTTCTTCTCCTCGGCCGGCGGCAGCCCGGTCAGCTGCCGCATCGGCATGGCGGTGCTGGACGTGATGCAGGAGGAAGGCCTGTGGGACAACGCCCGCGACACCGGGCGCTACTTCAAGGCACGCCTGCAAGCGTTGGTGGACAAGCACCCGCTGGCTGGCGCGGCGCATGGCTCGGGCTTCTACCTGGGGCTGGAGCTGGTGCGCGACCGCGACACGCTCGAACCGGCCACCGAGGAAACCGCGGCGCTGTGCGACCGCCTGCGTGACCTGGGCATTTTCATGCAGCCGACCGGCGATTACCTGAACATCCTCAAGATCAAGCCACCGATGTGCACTACCCGGGCAAGCGTCGACTACTTCGTCGACAGCATTGACCGGGTGCTGGGCGAAGGCCTGTAG